One Diadema setosum chromosome 8, eeDiaSeto1, whole genome shotgun sequence genomic window carries:
- the LOC140231927 gene encoding uncharacterized protein, which produces MHCSWVLHTRQFQAHKVTYFRGKMAEDGVLLNGDHGVVKKSVRAAPTHPKYIDMVVDAIKQLDEKKGASVIALKQWIMQTYPEIDQARLKGQLKMAITKGVASGIIVRPKKSEGMGTLTGRYKLGKPPKPPAKKAAKKKAATTKKRPKSPAKKERKQSDQDVFDYSDASDGNNEEDRPTKSQKKGGKSGRTTKAAPRPRSASATATPKAKASKSKLIRRSKSHSPIPSKLKSAVVKSKMEQAKRAKANKRSTSKSPAKKATPKSPGKKAAASKRSPQAKTKPKKVSAKKDGKPSASNQSPKKKAKNAASTKASKK; this is translated from the coding sequence ATGCACTGCAGCTGGGTCCTGCATACACGACAGTTCCAAGCTCACAAGGTTACCTACTTTCGGGGAAAAATGGCTGAGGATGGTGTACTTCTAAATGGGGACCATGGGGTCGTCAAGAAATCTGTGCGGGCGGCTCCCACGCATCCAAAATATATCGATATGGTGGTCGACGCCATCAAACAGCTGGATGAAAAGAAAGGTGCATCTGTGATAGCTTTGAAGCAGTGGATAATGCAGACCTATCCAGAAATTGACCAGGCGCGACTGAAAGGTCAGCTCAAAATGGCCATCACAAAAGGTGTCGCGTCCGGGATCATCGTCCGGCCAAAAAAGTCAGAAGGAATGGGCACGCTGACCGGCCGCTACAAGCTCGGAAAACCTCCGAAGCCGCCCGCAAAGAAAGCCGCGAAGAAAAAGGCCGCCACGACAAAGAAACGCCCTAAATCGCCAGCCAAGAAGGAGCGAAAACAGAGCGATCAGGACGTGTTTGACTACAGCGACGCGTCGGACGGGAACAACGAGGAGGATAGACCGACGAAGAGCCAGAAGAAAGGCGGGAAGTCTGGGCGGACGACCAAGGCGGCTCCGCGTCCACGGTCAGCGAGTGCAACCGCCACGCCAAAAGCTAAGGCCAGCAAATCCAAACTCATCCGACGCAGCAAATCGCACTCGCCAATCCCCAGCAAATTGAAGTCGGCAGTCGTGAAATCCAAGATGGAGCAAGCCAAGAGGGCGAAAGCCAACAAGCGATCGACATCGAAGTCGCCGGCGAAGAAAGCGACGCCCAAATCACCTGGTAAGAAAGCTGCCGCATCCAAGCGTTCCCCGCAGGCAAAGACCAAACCGAAGAAAGTGTCTGCTAAAAAGGACGGTAAGCCTTCCGCCAGTAATCAGTCACCGAAGAAGAAAGCCAAAAATGCTGCCTCGACGAAAGcgtctaaaaagtaa